The following are encoded in a window of Rhizobium sp. 11515TR genomic DNA:
- a CDS encoding YihY/virulence factor BrkB family protein produces MPTALRTTYKVIYDAVFHFVEDDGFAMASHVALSTLLAVFPFLIFGTALASFLGASQFSSTAVHLIFDTWPEAIAKPLADQVVQVLTIPRGGLLTISVLAAAYFASNGVEALRISLNRAYRVPETRPWYFNRLASLGYVLIAVLIFAILSILLVAVPLALNYTRQWLPKLADILDIVFSWRIYGTIFLLLAGLMILHLWLAAGRRRVFDVIPGVILTLVFWSIGAVLFAYYLSTFANYTATYAGLASVMIVLIFLYMLAVIFIMGAEINAALMKFRVRRLLFGKAASRPAEVPTEKASPEPRAGSEADAAAKLRR; encoded by the coding sequence ATGCCGACAGCCCTGCGGACGACTTACAAGGTGATCTACGACGCAGTGTTCCATTTCGTCGAGGATGACGGGTTCGCCATGGCAAGCCATGTGGCGCTGTCAACGCTGCTGGCGGTTTTCCCCTTCCTGATCTTCGGCACGGCGCTCGCAAGCTTTCTCGGCGCCAGCCAGTTTTCGTCGACGGCAGTACACCTGATTTTCGATACCTGGCCGGAGGCGATCGCCAAGCCGCTCGCCGATCAGGTCGTGCAGGTGCTCACAATCCCGCGCGGCGGGCTTTTGACGATCTCCGTGCTTGCGGCCGCCTATTTCGCCTCGAACGGCGTCGAGGCGCTGCGCATATCGCTAAACCGCGCCTATCGCGTGCCTGAGACACGGCCGTGGTATTTCAATCGCCTTGCCAGCCTTGGTTACGTGCTGATCGCGGTGCTGATCTTCGCCATCCTCAGCATTCTGCTCGTCGCCGTGCCGCTCGCCCTCAATTACACCAGACAATGGCTGCCGAAGCTTGCCGATATTCTCGACATCGTCTTCAGCTGGCGGATCTACGGCACCATCTTTCTGCTCTTGGCCGGGCTGATGATCCTGCATCTATGGCTGGCGGCCGGCCGCAGGCGTGTGTTCGACGTCATCCCCGGCGTGATACTGACGCTGGTGTTCTGGTCGATCGGCGCTGTGCTCTTCGCCTATTATCTCTCCACCTTCGCCAATTACACAGCCACTTATGCCGGTCTGGCGTCGGTGATGATCGTGTTGATCTTCCTCTATATGCTCGCCGTGATCTTCATCATGGGGGCGGAGATCAATGCGGCGCTGATGAAATTCCGCGTGCGCCGTCTGCTGTTCGGCAAGGCGGCAAGCCGCCCAGCTGAGGTGCCGACGGAGAAGGCATCGCCGGAACCAAGGGCCGGATCAGAGGCCGATGCGGCGGCGAAGCTCCGCCGGTGA
- a CDS encoding SDR family oxidoreductase: MTEQRTILVTGCSSGIGAYCARALRGDGWRVFATVRKEDDLAPLETDGIEALLLDYTRPETISATVATVRERTGDRIDALFNNGAYGQPGAVEDLLTDVLREQFETNFFGWHELTRQILPLMRKQGHGRIINCSSILGLVPYRFRGAYTASKFALEGLTITLRMELQDSGIHVSLIEPGPIATKFTANALAKINEHIDLEGSPHAVEYRRQLKRLDGSGPINKHKLGPEAVYDVLKSALNVRNPRPHYLVTTPAKQGVLLKRLLPANLFYRLMRRLD, from the coding sequence ATGACGGAACAACGCACGATCCTCGTCACTGGTTGCTCCTCCGGCATCGGCGCTTATTGCGCGCGAGCGTTGCGCGGCGATGGATGGCGCGTCTTTGCAACCGTGCGCAAGGAAGACGATCTCGCCCCGCTCGAAACCGACGGCATCGAAGCGCTGCTCCTCGACTATACAAGGCCCGAGACCATTTCCGCCACGGTGGCGACAGTGCGTGAGCGCACGGGCGACCGCATCGACGCCCTCTTCAACAATGGCGCCTACGGGCAGCCAGGCGCCGTCGAGGATCTGCTGACCGATGTGCTGCGCGAACAGTTCGAAACCAATTTCTTCGGCTGGCACGAGCTCACGCGCCAGATCCTGCCGCTGATGCGCAAACAGGGGCATGGCCGCATAATCAACTGCTCCTCCATTCTCGGGCTGGTTCCCTACCGTTTCCGCGGCGCCTATACCGCCTCGAAGTTCGCGCTCGAAGGGCTGACGATCACGCTCAGAATGGAGTTGCAGGATAGCGGCATCCATGTGAGCCTCATCGAGCCCGGCCCGATCGCAACGAAGTTTACCGCCAATGCGCTCGCCAAGATCAACGAGCATATCGACCTCGAAGGCTCACCCCATGCGGTGGAATATCGCAGGCAGCTGAAACGGCTTGATGGATCAGGCCCGATCAATAAACATAAATTGGGTCCGGAAGCGGTCTATGATGTGCTAAAATCCGCTTTGAACGTGAGAAATCCACGCCCACATTATCTGGTAACGACGCCCGCCAAGCAGGGCGTGCTCTTGAAAAGGCTATTGCCGGCTAACCTTTTCTATCGTCTGATGCGCCGGCTGGATTAG
- a CDS encoding twin transmembrane helix small protein — MSTVTYVAAIIVMGLVAIVLIRGLLNMMKGDNPNLSNRLMQLRVLLQAVAVILIMLTLWLTGGGRPA; from the coding sequence ATGTCTACCGTTACTTATGTTGCCGCCATCATTGTCATGGGACTTGTCGCGATCGTTCTCATTCGCGGCCTGCTGAACATGATGAAAGGCGACAACCCGAACCTTTCGAACCGGCTGATGCAGCTGCGCGTACTGCTGCAGGCAGTCGCGGTGATCCTGATCATGCTGACGCTCTGGCTGACGGGCGGCGGCCGCCCGGCCTAA
- a CDS encoding cob(I)yrinic acid a,c-diamide adenosyltransferase has product MVKLNKIYTKTGDDGTTGLAAGPRRLKHDLRVESYGTVDETNSAIGVARLHTSDMPEIDAMLMRIQNDLFDLGADLSTPETDEPPAYEPLRIIDPQVERLEQDIDRLNADLEPLRSFVLPAGSPASAHLHLARTIARRAERLMVALSREQGERVSPAALKYINRLSDFLFVAARHANHRGQADVLWVPGKNR; this is encoded by the coding sequence ATGGTCAAGCTCAACAAGATCTACACCAAGACCGGCGACGACGGCACAACAGGCCTTGCCGCCGGCCCGAGGCGGCTGAAGCACGATTTGCGCGTCGAAAGCTACGGCACGGTCGACGAGACCAATTCCGCAATCGGCGTCGCACGGCTGCACACGTCGGACATGCCCGAGATCGACGCTATGCTGATGCGGATCCAGAATGATCTCTTTGATCTCGGCGCCGATCTTTCGACCCCCGAAACGGACGAGCCGCCGGCCTATGAACCCTTGCGCATCATCGATCCCCAGGTCGAGCGCCTCGAACAGGATATCGACCGGCTGAACGCCGATCTCGAGCCTTTGCGATCTTTCGTCCTGCCCGCCGGTAGCCCCGCTTCCGCCCATCTTCACCTTGCCCGCACGATAGCCCGTCGCGCAGAGCGCCTCATGGTGGCGCTGTCGCGTGAGCAAGGCGAACGGGTGAGCCCGGCGGCGCTGAAATATATCAACCGGCTTTCCGATTTTCTCTTTGTCGCGGCAAGGCACGCCAATCATCGCGGACAGGCCGATGTTCTCTGGGTTCCCGGCAAGAATCGATAG
- a CDS encoding electron transfer flavoprotein subunit beta/FixA family protein, which yields MKILVPVKRVVDYNVKIRVKPDGSGVELSNVKMSMNPFDEISVEEALRLKEAGKAEEVVVVSIGPAKAEETLRTALAMGADRAILVETDDAVEPLAVAKILKGVAEAEQPGLVIVGKQAIDDDSNQTGQMLAALLGTAQATFASKIEIGDGSAKVTREVDGGLQTIEVKLPAVVTTDLRLNEPRYASLPNIMKAKKKPLDKKSPADFGVSTEPRLKVLKTEEPGGRKAGVKVASVAELVEKLKTEAGVL from the coding sequence ATGAAGATTCTCGTCCCCGTTAAGCGGGTTGTTGACTACAACGTCAAGATTCGCGTGAAGCCGGATGGTTCTGGCGTTGAGCTTTCGAACGTGAAGATGTCGATGAACCCGTTCGACGAGATTTCGGTCGAAGAAGCGCTGCGTCTGAAGGAAGCCGGCAAGGCCGAGGAAGTGGTGGTCGTATCGATCGGACCTGCCAAGGCTGAAGAAACGCTCCGCACGGCGCTCGCCATGGGTGCGGATCGCGCCATCCTGGTCGAAACCGATGATGCCGTCGAGCCGCTCGCCGTCGCCAAAATCCTGAAGGGCGTCGCCGAGGCCGAACAGCCGGGCCTCGTCATCGTCGGCAAGCAGGCGATCGATGACGACTCCAACCAGACCGGCCAGATGTTGGCGGCCCTGCTCGGCACGGCGCAGGCGACCTTCGCCTCGAAGATCGAGATCGGTGATGGCAGCGCCAAGGTCACCCGCGAAGTCGATGGCGGCCTGCAGACCATCGAGGTCAAGCTTCCGGCGGTCGTTACGACCGACCTGCGCCTGAACGAGCCGCGCTACGCTTCGCTGCCGAACATCATGAAGGCCAAGAAGAAGCCGCTCGACAAGAAATCGCCCGCCGATTTCGGCGTCTCGACCGAGCCGCGCCTGAAGGTACTGAAGACCGAAGAGCCCGGCGGCCGCAAGGCCGGCGTCAAGGTCGCCTCGGTTGCCGAGTTGGTCGAGAAGCTTAAGACCGAAGCCGGCGTGCTTTAA
- a CDS encoding electron transfer flavoprotein subunit alpha/FixB family protein: protein MAILLLADHDNAHLSDQTAKALTAASKIGGDVHVLVAGAGAKAAAEQAAKLAGVSKVLVSEDASLANNLAEPLAALIVSLAGSYDVIIGAATSVGKNVLPRVAALLDVAQVSEIIEVVSADTFKRPIYAGNAIQTVQSTDAKKVITVRTASFASASEGGSAAIETISAAADPALSTFVGDALSTSDRPELTSAKIIISGGRALGSAEKFREVILPVADKLGAAVGASRAAVDAGYAPNDWQVGQTGKVVAPQLYIACGISGAIQHLAGMKDSKVIVAINKDEEAPIFQIADYGLVADLFEALPELQKAL from the coding sequence ATGGCCATTCTTCTTCTGGCTGATCATGACAATGCCCACCTCTCCGACCAGACCGCTAAGGCGCTGACGGCTGCCTCCAAGATCGGCGGCGACGTTCATGTGCTGGTCGCCGGCGCAGGCGCCAAGGCTGCGGCCGAGCAGGCGGCAAAGCTTGCCGGCGTCTCCAAGGTGCTGGTTTCAGAGGATGCAAGCCTCGCCAACAATCTCGCAGAACCGCTAGCGGCACTGATTGTATCGCTTGCCGGTTCCTACGACGTGATCATCGGCGCCGCGACCTCGGTCGGCAAGAACGTGCTGCCGCGCGTTGCCGCCCTGCTTGATGTCGCCCAGGTCTCGGAAATCATCGAAGTCGTTTCCGCCGACACCTTCAAGCGGCCGATCTATGCCGGCAATGCCATCCAGACGGTGCAATCCACCGACGCCAAGAAGGTGATCACCGTGCGCACGGCTTCGTTCGCCTCCGCCTCTGAAGGGGGTTCGGCTGCAATCGAGACGATCTCTGCGGCTGCTGATCCGGCGCTGTCCACCTTCGTCGGCGATGCACTGTCGACATCGGACCGTCCGGAGCTGACCTCCGCCAAGATCATCATCTCGGGCGGCCGTGCACTCGGCTCTGCCGAGAAGTTCCGCGAAGTGATCCTTCCCGTCGCCGACAAGCTCGGTGCCGCCGTCGGTGCCTCCCGCGCTGCCGTCGATGCCGGCTATGCGCCGAACGACTGGCAGGTCGGCCAGACCGGCAAGGTGGTCGCACCGCAGCTCTATATCGCCTGCGGCATATCCGGTGCCATCCAGCATCTCGCCGGCATGAAGGATTCGAAGGTCATTGTCGCCATCAATAAGGACGAGGAAGCCCCGATCTTCCAGATCGCCGACTACGGCCTCGTCGCTGACCTCTTCGAAGCGCTGCCGGAACTCCAGAAGGCGCTCTGA
- a CDS encoding 3-hydroxybutyryl-CoA dehydrogenase — translation MSSLKTIGIIGAGQMGCGIAHVSAMAGYKVHIYDLSQDRIESGLATINGNLARQVASGKTTDEERKAALARITGSADLNDLAQVDLAIEAATEDESVKRKIYAQVCPVLKPEALLATNTSSLSITRLASATDRPERFMGIHFMNPVPVMKLVELVRGIATEESTFSAAKDYVSSLEKTITVAEDFPAFIVNRILLPMINEAIYTLYEGVGTVDAIDTAMRLGANHPMGPLQLADFIGLDTCLSIMQVLHDGLADSKYRPCPLLVKYVEAGWLGRKSGRGFYDYRGETPVPTR, via the coding sequence ATGAGTTCGCTGAAGACGATCGGTATTATCGGCGCAGGCCAGATGGGCTGCGGCATTGCCCATGTGTCCGCCATGGCCGGCTACAAGGTCCATATCTACGATCTCTCGCAGGATCGCATCGAAAGCGGCCTTGCCACCATCAACGGTAATCTCGCCCGCCAGGTCGCATCCGGCAAGACGACCGACGAGGAGCGCAAGGCAGCCCTTGCCCGCATCACCGGCTCTGCCGATCTCAACGATCTCGCCCAGGTCGATCTCGCCATCGAGGCTGCGACGGAAGACGAAAGCGTCAAGCGCAAGATCTATGCGCAGGTGTGTCCCGTACTGAAGCCCGAAGCGCTGCTCGCAACGAATACCTCGTCGCTGTCGATCACCCGCCTTGCCTCCGCCACCGACCGTCCCGAACGCTTCATGGGCATCCACTTCATGAACCCGGTTCCGGTCATGAAGCTGGTGGAGCTGGTGCGCGGCATCGCGACCGAAGAATCGACTTTCTCCGCGGCCAAGGACTACGTCTCCTCGCTGGAAAAGACGATCACCGTCGCCGAAGACTTCCCCGCCTTCATCGTCAATCGCATCCTGCTGCCGATGATCAACGAGGCGATTTACACGCTCTACGAAGGCGTGGGCACCGTCGATGCCATCGACACCGCCATGCGGCTCGGCGCCAACCACCCGATGGGACCTCTGCAGCTGGCCGACTTCATCGGCCTCGATACTTGCCTTTCGATCATGCAAGTGCTGCATGACGGGCTCGCCGACTCCAAGTATCGCCCCTGCCCGCTGCTGGTAAAATACGTCGAAGCCGGCTGGCTCGGCCGCAAATCGGGCCGCGGCTTCTACGACTATCGCGGCGAGACGCCGGTTCCGACGCGGTAA
- the tlpA gene encoding thiol:disulfide interchange protein TlpA, which translates to MTAKKPFGLPSMKLVMLAAVAGVIAGAAAVYVKEAGYGNGIGETASADQCGTARDRAAALTPFTKGQVAAMSVPPAPISLQGVSFKGAEGQPLSIGSFAGKTVLLNVWATWCVPCREEMPALNALERSIGGDKFEVVAVNIDTGDDEKTKAFRTEYAIDKLGYYRDNTMGVFNALKKQGLAFGLPVTLLIDDKGCLLSAMNGPAAWDSDDAKNLVKAAAGI; encoded by the coding sequence ATGACAGCAAAGAAGCCGTTCGGTCTGCCGTCCATGAAACTTGTTATGCTTGCTGCCGTCGCTGGGGTTATTGCCGGTGCGGCAGCGGTATACGTGAAGGAGGCGGGGTATGGCAATGGCATTGGTGAAACGGCTTCGGCCGATCAATGCGGGACCGCCAGGGATCGCGCCGCTGCCCTGACGCCCTTTACCAAGGGCCAGGTCGCTGCCATGAGCGTGCCGCCGGCGCCGATCTCGCTTCAGGGCGTTTCCTTCAAGGGGGCTGAGGGACAGCCGCTGTCGATCGGCAGTTTCGCCGGCAAGACCGTGCTCTTGAATGTCTGGGCGACATGGTGCGTGCCGTGCCGCGAGGAAATGCCGGCACTGAACGCGCTCGAAAGGAGCATCGGCGGCGACAAGTTCGAGGTGGTTGCCGTCAACATCGACACAGGCGACGATGAAAAGACCAAGGCCTTCCGCACGGAATATGCGATCGACAAGCTCGGCTACTATCGCGACAATACGATGGGCGTGTTCAATGCGCTGAAGAAGCAGGGCCTTGCCTTTGGTTTGCCGGTGACCTTGTTGATTGACGACAAGGGCTGCCTGCTGTCGGCCATGAACGGACCGGCGGCGTGGGACAGCGATGATGCCAAGAACCTGGTGAAGGCGGCTGCGGGGATTTAA
- the argH gene encoding argininosuccinate lyase: MTDGTDTKSSNQMWGGRFASGPAAIMEEINASIDFDKKLFAQDIRGSIAHASMLANQGIISTEDKDKIVHGLNTILSEIESGNFEFSRRLEDIHMNVEARLATLIGPAAGRLHTARSRNDQVALDFRLWVKEELQKCEQALTELISAFLDRAEEHAETVMPGFTHLQTAQPVTFGHHCMAYVEMFGRDRSRVRHAIEHMDESPIGAAALAGTGFPIDRHMTAKALGFREPTRNSIDTVSDRDFALEFLSIAAIAGMHLSRLAEEIVIWSTPQFGFVRLSDAFSTGSSIMPQKKNPDAAELVRAKTGRINGSLVALLTIMKGLPLAYSKDMQEDKEQVFDAAESLELAIAAMTGMMRDMTINTARMKAAAGSGYSTATDLADWLVREAGLPFRDAHHVTGRAVALAESKSCELAELSLADLQAIHPDITDKIFDVLTVEASVASRKSFGGTAPSEVRKQIAFWRARN; this comes from the coding sequence ATGACTGACGGCACGGACACCAAATCCTCCAACCAGATGTGGGGCGGGCGTTTCGCTTCCGGCCCCGCGGCAATCATGGAGGAGATAAATGCCTCGATCGATTTCGACAAGAAGCTGTTTGCCCAGGATATCCGCGGCTCAATCGCGCATGCGAGCATGCTCGCCAATCAAGGCATCATTTCAACCGAGGATAAAGACAAGATCGTTCACGGGTTGAACACGATCCTGTCAGAGATCGAAAGCGGCAATTTCGAGTTTTCGCGGCGCCTCGAAGACATCCACATGAACGTCGAGGCGCGGCTTGCAACCCTGATCGGCCCGGCTGCCGGCCGTCTGCACACCGCCCGCTCGCGCAACGACCAGGTGGCGCTCGATTTCCGCCTCTGGGTGAAGGAAGAGCTGCAGAAGTGCGAGCAGGCGCTGACCGAGCTCATCTCTGCCTTCCTCGACCGCGCCGAGGAACATGCCGAAACCGTCATGCCGGGCTTCACCCACCTGCAGACGGCGCAGCCCGTCACCTTCGGCCATCACTGCATGGCCTATGTCGAAATGTTCGGCCGCGACCGTTCGCGCGTGCGCCACGCCATCGAGCATATGGACGAATCGCCGATCGGCGCCGCTGCCCTTGCCGGCACCGGCTTCCCGATCGATCGCCACATGACGGCCAAGGCGCTCGGCTTCCGCGAGCCGACCCGCAACTCGATCGACACCGTCTCCGACCGCGATTTTGCCCTGGAATTCCTGTCGATTGCAGCGATCGCCGGCATGCATCTGTCGCGGCTTGCCGAAGAGATCGTCATCTGGTCGACGCCGCAATTCGGCTTCGTGCGTCTCTCCGACGCCTTCTCCACCGGCTCCTCCATCATGCCGCAGAAGAAGAACCCGGATGCCGCCGAACTCGTGCGTGCCAAGACCGGCCGCATCAACGGCTCGCTGGTGGCGCTCCTGACCATCATGAAGGGCCTGCCGCTCGCCTATTCCAAGGACATGCAGGAGGACAAGGAACAGGTGTTCGACGCTGCCGAAAGCCTGGAACTGGCGATCGCCGCTATGACCGGCATGATGCGCGACATGACGATCAATACCGCCCGCATGAAAGCCGCCGCCGGCTCCGGCTATTCCACCGCTACCGATCTCGCCGATTGGCTGGTGCGCGAAGCGGGCCTGCCGTTCCGCGATGCCCATCATGTCACGGGGCGTGCCGTGGCGCTTGCCGAAAGCAAATCCTGCGAGCTGGCGGAACTCTCGCTTGCGGACCTGCAGGCGATCCACCCCGATATCACCGACAAGATCTTCGATGTCCTGACAGTCGAAGCCTCCGTTGCCAGCCGTAAGAGTTTTGGCGGAACGGCGCCCTCGGAAGTGCGCAAGCAGATCGCCTTCTGGCGCGCTCGCAACTGA
- the lptM gene encoding LPS translocon maturation chaperone LptM, with the protein MQINMPHIIRLTVVLSVVGLAVVGCGRKGPLDPPSAHATKGGDVSKPTKEPGTEDKKFFLDPLL; encoded by the coding sequence ATGCAGATCAACATGCCGCACATCATCCGCCTGACCGTCGTGCTTTCGGTCGTCGGCCTTGCCGTCGTCGGATGTGGCCGCAAAGGCCCGCTCGATCCGCCGAGTGCTCATGCGACCAAAGGTGGTGACGTCTCCAAGCCGACAAAGGAGCCGGGCACCGAAGACAAGAAGTTCTTCCTCGACCCGCTTCTCTGA
- the lysA gene encoding diaminopimelate decarboxylase yields the protein MNHFEYRDGILHAEDVPVPEIAKAVGTPFYVYSTATLERHYRVFAEAFGDVDAMVCYAMKANSNQAVLKTLGRLGAGVDVVSVGELRRALAAGIPASRIMFSGVGKTAQEMDVALEAGIYCFNVESEPELEVLNQRAVRADKVAPVSFRINPDVDARTHAKISTGKKENKFGISWQRARAVYDRAANLPGIKVTGIDMHIGSQITELQPFDDAFKLLRDLVETLRGDGHDIHHVDIGGGLGIPYRDDNNPPPLPDAYAEIVKNQLRGLNCRIVTEPGRLIVGNAGILVTEVIYVKDGGDKSFVIVDGAMNDLIRPTLYEAYHEIRPVAVGDVSTPRIKADVVGPVCETGDYLALDREMALPKPGDLLAVGSAGAYGAVQAGTYNSRLLVPEVLVKGNEFHVIRPRATYEELIGLDSIPAWLEG from the coding sequence GTGAACCATTTTGAGTATCGCGACGGCATCCTCCACGCCGAGGATGTTCCGGTTCCAGAGATCGCGAAGGCGGTCGGCACTCCTTTCTATGTCTATTCGACGGCAACGCTGGAGCGCCACTATCGCGTCTTCGCGGAAGCCTTCGGCGATGTCGATGCCATGGTCTGCTACGCCATGAAAGCCAATTCCAACCAGGCGGTGCTGAAGACGCTCGGCCGCCTCGGCGCCGGCGTCGATGTCGTCTCCGTCGGCGAACTGCGTCGCGCACTGGCCGCAGGCATTCCGGCAAGCCGTATCATGTTCTCCGGCGTCGGCAAGACCGCGCAGGAAATGGACGTGGCGCTCGAAGCCGGCATCTACTGCTTCAACGTCGAATCCGAGCCGGAACTGGAAGTGCTGAACCAGCGCGCCGTCCGCGCCGACAAGGTGGCCCCCGTCTCCTTCCGCATCAATCCCGATGTCGATGCCCGCACCCATGCGAAGATTTCGACGGGCAAGAAAGAAAACAAGTTCGGCATTTCATGGCAGCGCGCCCGCGCCGTCTATGACCGCGCCGCCAACCTGCCTGGGATCAAAGTCACCGGCATCGACATGCATATCGGCAGCCAGATTACCGAGCTGCAGCCCTTCGACGACGCCTTCAAGCTGCTGCGCGATCTCGTGGAGACCCTGCGCGGCGACGGTCACGACATCCATCACGTCGACATCGGCGGCGGCCTCGGCATCCCCTATCGCGACGACAACAATCCGCCGCCTTTGCCGGATGCCTATGCCGAAATCGTCAAGAACCAGCTGCGCGGCCTCAACTGCCGGATCGTCACCGAGCCAGGCCGCCTGATCGTCGGCAATGCCGGCATTCTCGTGACCGAAGTCATCTATGTGAAGGATGGCGGTGACAAGAGCTTCGTCATCGTCGATGGCGCCATGAACGACCTCATCCGTCCGACACTCTATGAGGCCTATCACGAAATCAGGCCGGTTGCGGTCGGCGATGTGAGCACGCCGCGCATCAAGGCCGATGTCGTCGGCCCGGTCTGCGAGACGGGCGACTATCTGGCACTCGACCGCGAGATGGCGCTGCCGAAGCCCGGCGATCTGCTGGCCGTCGGCTCGGCCGGTGCCTATGGCGCCGTGCAGGCCGGCACCTATAACAGCCGGCTTCTGGTTCCCGAAGTGCTGGTCAAGGGCAATGAATTCCACGTCATCCGCCCCCGCGCGACCTATGAAGAGTTGATTGGCCTGGATTCGATCCCGGCCTGGCTTGAGGGATAA